The following coding sequences are from one Bacteroidales bacterium window:
- the hflX gene encoding GTPase HflX produces MKEFILTEQESERTVLVGLVTPQQNEAKVNEYLDELAFLADTAGAVPVKNFIQKLDYPNPVTFVGKGKLEEIRQYVEENEIGLVIFDDELSPKQLKNIEEALKVKILDRTSLILDIFAKRAQTAHAKTQVELAQYQYLLPRLTRLWTHLERQRGGIGMRGPGETQIETDRRIVLDKISHLKEELKLIDKQKSVQRKNRGKMVRVALVGYTNVGKSTLMNLLCKSDVFAENKLFATLDTTVRKMIIENLPFLMSDTVGFIRKLPTNLIESFKSTLDEVREADILLHVVDISHPAFEEQIEVVEKTIADICKDGEQKPVILVFNKIDAFTYVQKDEDDLSPRTRENISLDELKATYMSRMGDNCIFISAVERSNIEELKMLMYQKVKEIHVKRFPYNDFLYYQYDESGETL; encoded by the coding sequence ATGAAAGAATTTATATTAACAGAACAGGAGAGCGAACGCACCGTACTGGTGGGTTTGGTTACTCCACAACAAAATGAGGCTAAGGTAAATGAGTACCTCGATGAACTTGCCTTTCTTGCTGACACTGCGGGAGCAGTGCCAGTAAAAAACTTTATACAAAAGTTAGACTATCCAAACCCGGTAACCTTTGTTGGTAAAGGTAAGTTGGAGGAGATACGCCAATACGTTGAAGAGAATGAAATTGGTTTGGTGATATTTGATGATGAACTATCGCCCAAGCAGTTGAAAAACATTGAAGAGGCTTTGAAGGTTAAAATTCTTGACCGCACCTCTTTGATATTAGATATTTTTGCAAAACGAGCACAAACTGCCCACGCTAAAACACAAGTTGAGTTGGCTCAGTATCAATATCTGCTACCTCGCTTAACAAGGTTGTGGACACACCTTGAGCGTCAACGTGGAGGTATTGGTATGCGTGGGCCCGGAGAGACTCAGATTGAGACCGACCGCCGTATAGTTCTTGACAAGATATCGCATCTTAAGGAGGAGTTGAAACTGATTGATAAACAAAAATCGGTACAACGTAAAAACAGAGGTAAGATGGTGCGTGTGGCTCTTGTAGGATATACCAATGTAGGGAAATCAACATTAATGAACTTGTTGTGTAAATCTGATGTGTTTGCTGAAAACAAACTATTTGCAACTCTCGACACAACAGTGCGTAAGATGATTATTGAGAACTTACCTTTCTTGATGAGCGACACAGTAGGTTTTATTCGCAAACTCCCCACAAACCTTATTGAGTCTTTTAAATCGACTCTTGATGAGGTACGAGAGGCTGATATTCTTTTACATGTAGTAGATATATCACACCCTGCATTTGAAGAGCAAATTGAGGTGGTTGAGAAGACTATTGCAGATATATGTAAGGATGGAGAGCAAAAGCCTGTGATATTGGTATTCAACAAGATTGATGCCTTCACTTACGTACAAAAAGATGAAGATGACCTATCTCCTCGCACTCGTGAGAATATATCGCTTGATGAACTAAAGGCTACATATATGTCGCGAATGGGAGATAACTGCATATTCATTTCGGCAGTGGAGCGTAGTAACATAGAGGAGTTAAAAATGTTGATGTATCAAAAGGTAAAAGAGATACATGTAAAACGTTTCCCATACAACGACTTCCTCTACTACCAATACGATGAGAGCGGAGAGACTTTATAG
- a CDS encoding epoxyqueuosine reductase QueH, with translation MIKLATPDGSNTVLLHACCAPCSSAIIEAMLANNITPVIYFFNPNIYPEEEYLKRKREIENYAQRLGLEIVDADYDYEAWREGTCGMENLPERSSRCMYCFKMRLLQTARYAAERGIKYFTTTLASSRWKDFNQIIEAGRYATSQVEGVEFWDQNWRKGGLYERRNQLLKIENFYNQQYCGCEYSAKRVVS, from the coding sequence ATGATAAAACTCGCAACACCTGACGGCTCCAATACAGTACTATTACATGCCTGTTGTGCTCCATGTTCATCGGCAATAATAGAGGCAATGTTGGCAAACAACATAACCCCTGTTATATACTTTTTCAACCCCAATATATATCCAGAGGAGGAGTACTTGAAACGTAAAAGAGAAATTGAGAATTATGCTCAGAGATTAGGATTAGAGATTGTTGATGCTGATTACGATTATGAAGCATGGCGAGAGGGTACTTGCGGAATGGAAAACTTACCTGAGAGAAGTAGCAGATGTATGTACTGCTTTAAAATGCGACTACTGCAAACTGCTCGATATGCAGCAGAGCGAGGAATAAAATATTTTACCACAACACTTGCCTCTTCGCGATGGAAAGATTTCAACCAAATTATTGAGGCTGGTCGTTACGCAACCTCACAAGTTGAAGGAGTTGAGTTTTGGGATCAAAACTGGCGAAAAGGAGGGTTATATGAACGTCGCAACCAACTTCTAAAAATAGAGAACTTTTATAACCAGCAATACTGCGGTTGTGAATATAGTGCCAAGAGAGTTGTTAGTTAA